A stretch of Leisingera sp. S132 DNA encodes these proteins:
- a CDS encoding NAD(P)/FAD-dependent oxidoreductase, giving the protein MQRFDLAIIGAGPAGMAAASEAAQLGLSVALLDEQNRPGGQIYRDVDRAGGPRGAILGQEYLHGATLTKGLRHSAVTHLSGAVVWAIEDGFRISFTRHGRAGQVDAERIILATGALERPMPVPGWTLPGVMTAGAAQILLKQSGVLPRRAVLTGSGPLLYLIAAQMVRAGTPPLALVETQAAAGLMASARHLPGALRGWRYLAKGMKMLAEIKRAGVPRYTGAANIAVTGSTRAEAVSFRSKGQAHRIACDTVLLHHGVVPNTQAARSIGVPHAWSEAQQCFVPETGKWGETGRDGVLIAGDGAGISGAIAAEFAGRIAALKAAEELGRITLQECDRLAAPLFSRRSREASVRPFLDAAYPPYADALRPADSTIVCRCEEVTAGDIRSYAKLGCLGPNQAKAFGRAGMGPCQGRYCGLTVTALLAEANGQTPDETGYYRIRPPIKPVTLGELAAMEDPSANAAE; this is encoded by the coding sequence ATGCAACGGTTTGACCTGGCAATCATCGGCGCCGGTCCGGCAGGCATGGCCGCCGCATCCGAGGCCGCGCAATTGGGCCTGAGCGTCGCCCTTCTGGATGAACAGAACCGACCCGGCGGGCAGATCTACCGCGACGTGGACCGCGCAGGCGGCCCGCGCGGTGCCATTCTTGGGCAGGAGTATCTGCATGGGGCAACCCTGACAAAAGGCTTGCGTCATTCGGCGGTCACCCATCTTTCCGGCGCTGTTGTCTGGGCCATCGAGGACGGTTTCCGCATTTCCTTCACCCGGCATGGCCGGGCCGGGCAGGTGGACGCGGAACGGATAATCCTGGCCACCGGCGCGCTGGAGCGTCCGATGCCGGTCCCTGGCTGGACCCTGCCGGGTGTGATGACCGCAGGCGCCGCGCAGATTCTCCTGAAGCAATCCGGCGTCTTGCCGCGCCGCGCCGTGCTAACCGGCAGCGGGCCGCTGCTTTACTTGATCGCAGCGCAGATGGTGCGTGCCGGCACGCCGCCGCTGGCGCTTGTGGAGACCCAGGCCGCGGCCGGCCTCATGGCATCCGCCCGCCACCTGCCGGGTGCGCTGCGCGGCTGGCGCTATCTGGCCAAGGGGATGAAAATGCTGGCGGAAATCAAGCGCGCCGGTGTGCCGCGCTATACCGGTGCGGCGAACATCGCGGTAACGGGCAGCACCCGGGCGGAAGCCGTGTCCTTCCGCAGCAAGGGGCAGGCGCACAGAATCGCGTGCGATACCGTCCTGCTGCATCACGGGGTGGTGCCGAACACCCAGGCTGCCCGCTCCATCGGGGTGCCGCATGCCTGGTCCGAAGCGCAGCAGTGTTTTGTGCCTGAGACTGGAAAATGGGGTGAGACCGGCAGGGACGGTGTCCTGATTGCCGGGGACGGTGCCGGTATCAGCGGCGCCATCGCGGCAGAATTTGCCGGGCGGATCGCCGCGTTGAAAGCGGCAGAGGAGCTGGGCCGGATCACATTGCAGGAGTGCGACCGTCTGGCCGCACCGCTGTTCAGCCGCCGCAGCCGGGAAGCCTCTGTGCGGCCGTTTCTGGATGCGGCCTATCCGCCCTATGCAGACGCATTGCGGCCTGCGGACAGCACCATCGTCTGCCGCTGCGAGGAGGTCACTGCGGGGGACATCCGCAGCTATGCCAAGCTTGGCTGCCTGGGGCCGAACCAGGCCAAGGCCTTTGGCCGCGCAGGCATGGGGCCGTGCCAGGGCCGCTATTGCGGGCTGACCGTGACCGCGCTGCTGGCGGAGGCCAACGGGCAGACGCCGGATGAAA
- a CDS encoding TRAP transporter small permease subunit encodes MQRVADALDGVNRGLAHVVRWLALVMVLAQFAIVVGRYVFGVNSIAAQESVLYMHATLFMLAAGYTLLVDKHVRVDVFYAGLSRRAQRRIDIFGHLFLLLPSMAALLYWSWPSVRNSWSILEGPLAVGGIEAVFLLKSLIPAFCVLVMLQSLALLIRLLSEGDA; translated from the coding sequence ATGCAACGGGTTGCAGATGCGCTGGACGGTGTGAACCGGGGGCTGGCGCATGTGGTGCGCTGGCTGGCGCTGGTCATGGTGCTGGCGCAGTTCGCTATCGTGGTCGGGCGCTATGTGTTCGGGGTGAACTCGATCGCCGCGCAGGAGAGCGTTCTCTATATGCATGCCACCCTGTTCATGCTGGCCGCGGGCTACACTCTGCTGGTCGACAAGCATGTGCGGGTCGATGTGTTTTATGCCGGCCTCAGCCGCAGGGCGCAGCGCCGCATCGATATCTTCGGCCACCTGTTTTTGCTGCTGCCCTCGATGGCGGCGCTGCTCTACTGGTCCTGGCCGTCGGTGCGCAATTCCTGGTCCATCCTCGAAGGCCCGCTGGCAGTTGGCGGCATTGAGGCCGTATTCCTGCTGAAATCGCTGATCCCGGCCTTCTGCGTGCTGGTGATGCTGCAATCTCTGGCGCTGCTGATCCGCCTGCTTTCCGAAGGTGACGCCTGA
- a CDS encoding GntR family transcriptional regulator, with amino-acid sequence MTDKQRHSWVSIRDSIREMILNSTYGPGDKLPRDEEFAARFGCARSTVHRAMRDLAQSGLVERRRKGGTMVRRDPVTRATLNIPITRLEVEQKGSTYGYQLIRQSVQPSSPAIMANFALPEARPMLRVEALHLADSRPYIFEDRWICLETVPEITSVDLTRESANEWLVRNRPYSRCDLRLYARPGTDSDSGILQSKPGDALFVMERTTWIGEAPITSLSAVAHPGYQLFTQG; translated from the coding sequence ATGACGGACAAGCAGCGGCATTCCTGGGTGAGCATCCGGGACAGCATCCGGGAGATGATCCTGAACTCCACCTACGGGCCGGGGGACAAGCTGCCGCGGGACGAGGAATTCGCCGCCCGCTTCGGCTGTGCACGCTCCACCGTTCACCGGGCAATGCGCGACCTGGCCCAAAGCGGCCTGGTGGAACGGCGCCGCAAGGGCGGCACCATGGTGCGGCGCGACCCGGTGACGCGGGCAACGCTCAACATTCCGATCACCCGGCTTGAAGTCGAGCAGAAAGGCAGCACCTACGGCTACCAGCTGATCCGGCAATCCGTGCAGCCGTCCAGCCCGGCCATCATGGCCAACTTCGCCCTGCCCGAAGCCCGCCCGATGCTGCGCGTCGAGGCCCTGCACCTGGCCGACAGCCGCCCCTATATTTTCGAGGACCGCTGGATCTGCCTGGAAACCGTGCCGGAGATCACCTCGGTGGACCTGACCCGGGAAAGCGCCAACGAATGGCTGGTCCGCAACCGCCCCTACAGCCGCTGCGACCTGCGCCTCTATGCCCGCCCCGGCACCGACAGCGACAGCGGGATACTTCAAAGCAAGCCCGGGGATGCGCTGTTTGTAATGGAGCGCACCACTTGGATCGGCGAGGCCCCGATCACCAGCCTCAGCGCGGTTGCCCATCCGGGCTACCAGCTGTTCACCCAGGGCTGA
- a CDS encoding TRAP transporter substrate-binding protein, whose product MERRAFLKAGAMGAAAATLASPAIAQGKMQWKMVTAWPKNLPGPGVAAQMLADRITTLSGGRIEVKLFAAGELVPGRGVFDAVSEGTAELYHAVPAYWGSKSKGILLFGSQPFGLRADEQFGWLYHGGGQALYDEMYGRFGIKPFLCGNSGPQWGGWFKTEINSAEDLKGLKFRTTGLASEMASKLGMAAEATSGPAMFQGLQTGALDAGEFIGPWTDSALGYYQVAKNYYWPGVGEPSSAEECGVNANAFAGLPDDLKQVVSLACESLYNPVWTEYTTKHALALKKMVDEDGVQVKMFPEDVIAAMGAAAKEVIAELQEDEDELVRRITESFLAYRDSVGGYMSYADNGQMNARASVMGY is encoded by the coding sequence ATGGAAAGACGCGCATTCTTGAAAGCAGGCGCAATGGGCGCGGCTGCGGCCACGCTGGCCAGCCCGGCCATCGCTCAGGGCAAGATGCAGTGGAAGATGGTCACGGCCTGGCCCAAGAACCTGCCGGGACCGGGTGTGGCGGCGCAGATGCTGGCCGACCGGATCACCACTCTTTCGGGCGGCCGGATCGAGGTGAAGCTGTTTGCCGCGGGTGAACTGGTGCCGGGCCGCGGGGTGTTCGACGCGGTGTCCGAAGGCACGGCTGAGTTGTACCATGCTGTTCCGGCATACTGGGGCTCCAAGTCCAAGGGCATTCTGCTGTTCGGCTCGCAGCCGTTCGGCCTGCGCGCGGATGAGCAGTTCGGCTGGCTGTACCACGGCGGCGGCCAGGCATTGTATGACGAGATGTACGGCCGTTTCGGCATCAAGCCGTTCCTGTGCGGCAACTCCGGCCCGCAGTGGGGCGGCTGGTTCAAGACCGAGATCAACTCTGCCGAAGACCTGAAAGGGCTGAAGTTCCGCACCACCGGCCTGGCGTCGGAAATGGCCTCGAAACTGGGCATGGCGGCAGAGGCCACCAGCGGCCCGGCGATGTTCCAGGGCCTGCAGACCGGCGCGCTGGACGCGGGTGAGTTCATCGGCCCCTGGACCGACAGTGCGCTGGGCTATTACCAGGTGGCCAAGAACTATTACTGGCCCGGTGTGGGCGAGCCGTCCTCGGCTGAGGAATGCGGCGTCAATGCCAATGCCTTTGCCGGGCTGCCCGATGATCTGAAACAGGTCGTGTCGCTGGCCTGCGAGAGCCTCTACAATCCGGTCTGGACCGAATACACCACCAAACACGCGCTGGCCCTCAAGAAGATGGTCGACGAGGACGGTGTGCAGGTGAAGATGTTCCCTGAGGACGTGATCGCCGCAATGGGCGCTGCCGCCAAGGAAGTGATTGCCGAACTGCAGGAGGACGAGGATGAGCTGGTGCGCCGCATCACCGAAAGCTTCCTGGCCTACCGTGACAGCGTGGGCGGCTACATGAGCTATGCCGACAATGGCCAGATGAATGCCCGTGCCTCGGTGATGGGTTACTGA
- a CDS encoding TRAP transporter large permease translates to MIEIALLAIAVLVLTLTLGVPLPYCFGAALMIMYFLGDVTMKGMMLWGSQQLGNPVLLAIPLFVLAGTIMSASGIAASLLNFVNAFIGHVRGGLGVVAAVSCAIIGAISGSGLTGIAAIGPLLIPEMEKRGYPREYATALIANSSILGLLIPPSVTMIVYGWVTDTSILACFLATLGPGLLIMFNFSAMNLWMSRKFNLVLDDAPTFSQLAGDVAKKGFNATPALLMPVIILGGIYGGIMTPTEAAALSVIYALPVGFFIYKGLKWDSFLEAGKEAATAVGAIMVMILFSMILSQMFVYEAIPQKMVSAIFEVTENKVLLLIFINILLFLVGMVVNDVTAIILIAPLLLPLMQAIGVSPVQFAAIMGVNTAMGGVTPPYASILYLGARIGNVKVTKVIPPAMILILTGYVPVVFLTSLWPDLSLFLPRFFGY, encoded by the coding sequence ATGATCGAGATCGCCCTTCTTGCCATCGCCGTCCTGGTGCTGACCCTGACCCTTGGCGTGCCGCTGCCCTACTGTTTCGGGGCCGCCCTGATGATCATGTATTTCCTGGGTGATGTGACCATGAAGGGCATGATGCTGTGGGGGTCCCAGCAGCTGGGCAACCCGGTGCTGCTGGCCATTCCTCTGTTCGTGCTGGCTGGCACCATCATGTCGGCCAGCGGCATCGCCGCCTCGCTTTTGAACTTCGTCAACGCCTTCATCGGCCATGTCCGCGGCGGACTGGGCGTAGTGGCCGCGGTCAGCTGCGCCATTATCGGCGCGATCTCCGGTTCCGGCCTGACCGGCATCGCCGCCATCGGCCCGCTGCTGATCCCCGAGATGGAAAAGCGCGGCTACCCGCGGGAATATGCAACGGCGCTGATTGCCAACTCGTCGATTCTGGGCCTGCTGATCCCGCCGTCGGTGACCATGATCGTCTATGGCTGGGTGACCGATACCTCGATCCTTGCCTGTTTCCTGGCGACCCTGGGGCCGGGCCTGCTGATTATGTTCAACTTCTCAGCCATGAACCTGTGGATGAGCCGCAAGTTCAACCTGGTGCTGGATGATGCGCCCACCTTCTCCCAGCTGGCAGGCGATGTGGCCAAGAAGGGCTTTAACGCCACCCCGGCGCTGCTGATGCCGGTGATCATCCTGGGCGGTATTTACGGCGGCATCATGACCCCGACTGAAGCCGCCGCGCTGTCGGTGATCTATGCGCTGCCGGTTGGGTTCTTCATCTACAAGGGCCTGAAATGGGACAGCTTCCTGGAGGCTGGCAAGGAGGCCGCGACGGCCGTGGGTGCGATCATGGTGATGATCCTGTTCTCGATGATCCTGAGCCAGATGTTCGTCTATGAGGCGATCCCGCAAAAGATGGTCAGCGCGATCTTCGAAGTTACCGAGAACAAGGTGCTGCTGCTGATCTTCATCAACATCCTGCTGTTCCTGGTCGGCATGGTCGTGAACGACGTCACCGCCATCATCCTGATTGCGCCGCTCTTGCTGCCGCTGATGCAGGCGATCGGCGTCAGCCCGGTGCAGTTCGCCGCGATCATGGGCGTCAACACCGCGATGGGCGGCGTCACACCGCCCTATGCCTCGATCCTCTACCTTGGGGCGCGGATCGGCAACGTGAAGGTCACCAAGGTGATCCCGCCCGCAATGATCCTGATCCTGACAGGCTATGTGCCGGTGGTCTTCCTGACCTCGCTGTGGCCCGACCTGTCGCTCTTTCTGCCGCGGTTCTTCGGCTACTGA
- a CDS encoding FAD-binding oxidoreductase: MEADYAVIGGGVVGLSVAWGLLRRGKRVTVLDGDDGALRASRGNFGLVWVQSKGMKQPRYASWSQQSAAAWGGFAAELEDGTGRSVVLQQNGGYDLHFSEETLYATVAQYDALKDKLGGNYPYEVLGRNALSREEPHIGPKVAGAILHHQDGHANPLRLLVSLAEDVRRLGGTVLNGKTVTGVSKPDAFKVQCSDGTVVTAGKVVLSAGLGAMELGPKLGFKAPVRPQRGQVLITEKMPKLINRPSLIARQVDEGGIQIGATNEEVGLNDGVTQPGLSGLAAEAIAAYPALARVQLVRSWGALRILSPDGLPIYQESPELPGAYLVTCHSGITLAAAHALFLPDWLEGTAAAPDLEVFSEERFPVS; this comes from the coding sequence ATGGAAGCAGACTATGCAGTGATCGGCGGCGGCGTTGTCGGCCTGTCGGTGGCCTGGGGGCTGCTGAGGCGCGGCAAGCGCGTCACGGTGCTGGACGGCGATGACGGCGCCCTTCGGGCCAGCCGCGGCAACTTCGGCCTGGTCTGGGTGCAGTCCAAGGGCATGAAGCAGCCGCGCTACGCCAGCTGGAGCCAGCAGTCCGCCGCAGCCTGGGGCGGGTTTGCCGCCGAGCTGGAAGACGGTACCGGCCGCTCCGTCGTGCTGCAGCAGAACGGCGGCTACGATCTGCATTTCTCCGAGGAGACGCTTTACGCCACTGTGGCGCAGTACGATGCGCTGAAGGACAAGCTGGGCGGCAACTACCCGTATGAGGTTCTGGGCCGCAATGCGCTGAGCCGCGAGGAGCCGCATATCGGCCCCAAGGTGGCGGGCGCGATCCTGCATCATCAGGATGGCCACGCAAACCCGCTGCGGCTGCTGGTATCACTGGCAGAGGACGTGCGGCGGCTGGGCGGCACGGTTCTGAACGGCAAAACCGTCACCGGGGTATCCAAGCCCGATGCCTTCAAGGTCCAGTGCAGCGACGGCACCGTGGTTACGGCGGGCAAGGTTGTGCTCTCGGCAGGCCTTGGCGCGATGGAGCTTGGCCCTAAGCTGGGCTTCAAGGCGCCGGTGCGGCCGCAGCGCGGCCAGGTGCTGATCACTGAGAAGATGCCAAAGCTGATCAACCGTCCCTCGCTGATTGCCCGCCAGGTGGACGAGGGCGGCATTCAGATCGGCGCCACCAACGAGGAGGTCGGGCTGAATGACGGGGTGACGCAGCCGGGCCTGTCAGGCTTGGCCGCCGAGGCCATCGCGGCCTATCCGGCTCTGGCGCGCGTGCAGCTGGTGCGCAGCTGGGGCGCCCTGCGCATCCTGTCGCCTGACGGGCTGCCGATCTATCAGGAAAGTCCGGAACTGCCGGGCGCTTACCTCGTCACCTGCCACAGCGGCATCACCCTGGCCGCGGCCCATGCGCTGTTCCTGCCCGACTGGCTGGAAGGCACTGCGGCCGCCCCGGATCTGGAGGTGTTCAGTGAAGAGCGTTTCCCCGTTTCTTGA
- a CDS encoding (2Fe-2S)-binding protein, which produces MKSVSPFLELAGEGPRVRVWFDGEPLDLPAGANLAAALLAAGVQVFRHTPVSGAPRAPFCMMGACFDCLVETGGRVQQACMLEVEEGMRIARPHEAEAGNATV; this is translated from the coding sequence GTGAAGAGCGTTTCCCCGTTTCTTGAGCTGGCAGGCGAGGGCCCCCGCGTGCGGGTCTGGTTTGACGGCGAGCCGCTGGACCTGCCCGCAGGCGCCAACCTGGCCGCCGCGCTGCTGGCCGCTGGCGTGCAGGTGTTCCGCCACACCCCCGTCTCAGGTGCGCCGCGGGCACCGTTCTGCATGATGGGCGCCTGTTTCGACTGCCTGGTGGAAACCGGCGGCCGGGTGCAGCAGGCCTGTATGCTGGAAGTGGAAGAGGGCATGCGGATTGCCCGCCCGCATGAAGCGGAGGCTGGCAATGCAACGGTTTGA
- a CDS encoding LysR family transcriptional regulator, translating to MNFSIRQIFTFREVMRSGSISQAARTVGRTQPAVSTMISTLEGELGFSLFVREQGKLIPTPEARFFLEECETVLERIERVERTVSKIRSHEAGKLRVACHPAAAGLFMPRILTDFLQGKDELEAALIMRSSDVIEDLIASQQFDIGFAETPAPRPSVRQMDFDLECVCVVPASDPLAAAAEITPQDLDGKPMAVLFDQHPLTVRTEAAFHRSGCRFRKRLELRTWAPGLQFVAAGICYMICDMITAYSCLQQRQTTKDLVFRRFRPRIGTGVSILTPGYATQSLTSKAFAEQLCNAIENMQAEMETCLGHQGQAFPAPPQ from the coding sequence ATGAACTTCTCGATCCGCCAGATCTTCACCTTCCGCGAGGTCATGCGCAGCGGCTCCATCTCTCAGGCCGCGCGCACCGTCGGGCGCACCCAGCCCGCCGTCAGCACGATGATCTCCACGCTGGAGGGCGAGCTGGGCTTCAGCCTGTTCGTACGTGAGCAGGGCAAGCTGATCCCGACGCCGGAGGCCCGGTTCTTTCTCGAGGAGTGCGAGACCGTTCTGGAGCGCATCGAACGGGTCGAGCGCACGGTCAGCAAGATCCGCAGCCACGAGGCCGGCAAGCTGCGTGTCGCCTGCCATCCGGCGGCAGCCGGGCTGTTCATGCCGCGGATTCTAACGGATTTTCTGCAAGGCAAGGATGAGCTTGAGGCGGCACTGATCATGCGGTCTTCCGACGTGATCGAGGACCTGATCGCGTCGCAGCAGTTCGACATCGGCTTTGCCGAGACCCCGGCCCCGCGCCCCTCAGTCCGGCAGATGGATTTCGATCTGGAATGCGTCTGCGTCGTCCCTGCCAGCGACCCGCTTGCCGCTGCCGCGGAAATCACCCCGCAGGACCTGGACGGCAAACCGATGGCGGTGCTGTTCGATCAGCACCCGCTGACAGTGCGGACAGAGGCCGCCTTTCACCGGAGCGGCTGCCGGTTCCGCAAGCGGCTGGAGCTGCGCACCTGGGCACCTGGCCTGCAATTTGTTGCGGCAGGCATCTGCTACATGATCTGCGACATGATCACTGCCTACAGCTGCCTGCAGCAGCGGCAGACCACGAAGGATCTGGTGTTTCGCAGGTTCCGCCCGCGAATCGGAACCGGCGTATCGATCCTGACGCCGGGCTACGCCACCCAGTCGCTGACCTCCAAGGCATTCGCAGAGCAGCTGTGCAACGCCATCGAAAACATGCAGGCGGAAATGGAAACCTGCCTTGGCCACCAGGGGCAGGCCTTCCCCGCGCCTCCGCAGTAA
- a CDS encoding TRAP transporter small permease produces MDTFSKYLLTGLICLVALGQFVQVVTRYLLQIPVMGLEETMLYPTIWLYILGAVNASREDTHIRANVLEIAIKTERGHTVLAIIGEVISLTVGLWLLSWAWEYTQYAWRVWKESPTLYLPTFYSEVALAAGLALMMLYTAVHLLRHINALRAGAAK; encoded by the coding sequence ATGGACACATTTTCGAAGTATCTGCTGACCGGGCTGATCTGCCTGGTGGCCCTGGGACAGTTCGTGCAGGTGGTCACCCGCTATCTGCTGCAGATCCCGGTGATGGGGCTGGAGGAGACCATGCTCTACCCGACCATCTGGCTCTACATCCTCGGCGCTGTGAACGCCTCGCGCGAGGACACCCACATCCGCGCCAACGTGCTGGAGATCGCCATCAAGACAGAGCGCGGCCACACCGTGCTGGCAATCATCGGTGAAGTCATCAGCCTGACCGTCGGCCTGTGGCTGCTGAGCTGGGCCTGGGAATACACCCAGTACGCCTGGCGGGTCTGGAAGGAGAGCCCGACGCTCTACCTGCCGACATTCTATTCCGAAGTGGCACTGGCAGCCGGTCTGGCGCTGATGATGCTCTACACCGCAGTGCACCTGCTGCGCCACATCAATGCCCTGCGCGCCGGAGCCGCAAAATGA
- the dctP gene encoding TRAP transporter substrate-binding protein DctP → MKHFLTGTAAAALMSLAGLAQAADLKMSHVRPQDTTIDKELRAFAAQVDEATGGDVSINIFPASALGDYTTVQERISVGAIDMATQPAAAAADRRMQISSFPYLANNWDEARKIYGPGGAVRGVMGELYAKQDITMLAAYPVYFGGIALNTDAVSPGDPSQSNGIKVRVPGIKSFQLTGEALGYIPSPIPFSEAFTAIQTGVVDGVIGSGAEGYYASFRDVTKAYVPANTHFEVWYMIISNGSLSELDAEDQEALKAAAAEFEAQRWTVAEEDQGKWEQRLADELGAKVVDLSAGELAAMAAKVRADVWPVVLEDVGADWGQGILDQIGK, encoded by the coding sequence ATGAAACACTTTCTGACCGGCACCGCTGCTGCTGCCCTGATGTCGCTGGCGGGCCTCGCCCAGGCCGCGGACCTGAAGATGAGCCACGTGCGCCCGCAGGACACCACCATCGACAAGGAGCTGCGCGCCTTTGCAGCCCAGGTGGACGAGGCCACCGGCGGCGATGTCTCGATCAACATCTTCCCGGCCTCGGCGCTGGGGGATTACACCACCGTGCAGGAGCGCATCAGCGTCGGCGCCATCGACATGGCGACCCAGCCGGCCGCTGCCGCCGCAGACCGCCGGATGCAGATCAGCTCCTTCCCCTATCTGGCCAACAATTGGGATGAGGCCCGCAAGATCTACGGCCCCGGCGGCGCGGTGCGCGGCGTGATGGGAGAGCTTTACGCCAAGCAGGACATCACCATGCTGGCGGCCTATCCGGTTTATTTCGGCGGCATTGCGCTGAACACCGACGCGGTCAGCCCCGGCGACCCGTCGCAATCCAATGGCATCAAGGTGCGGGTGCCCGGCATCAAGAGCTTCCAGCTGACCGGCGAGGCGCTGGGTTACATCCCGTCGCCGATCCCCTTCTCCGAGGCGTTCACTGCGATCCAGACCGGCGTGGTTGACGGCGTAATCGGTTCCGGCGCCGAAGGCTATTACGCGTCCTTCCGCGATGTGACCAAGGCTTATGTGCCGGCCAATACCCACTTTGAGGTCTGGTACATGATCATCTCCAACGGCTCGCTGTCTGAGCTGGACGCCGAAGATCAGGAGGCGCTGAAAGCCGCCGCGGCGGAGTTCGAGGCGCAGCGCTGGACCGTCGCCGAAGAGGATCAGGGCAAATGGGAGCAGCGGCTGGCGGATGAACTGGGGGCCAAGGTGGTGGATCTGAGCGCCGGCGAACTGGCCGCGATGGCCGCCAAGGTGCGCGCGGATGTCTGGCCGGTGGTTCTGGAAGACGTTGGCGCCGACTGGGGCCAGGGCATTCTTGACCAGATCGGCAAGTAA
- a CDS encoding TRAP transporter large permease subunit — MTAYLDLIMFAALMAAILMGFPVAFSIAGVAVIFAYLGWVLGVMDISLLGALGQRAFGLLSNEVLIAIPLFVLMGAILEKSRIAEELLDTMGRLFGQLKGGLGISVVLVGALLAASTGIVGATVVAMGMIALPAMLRAGYDPRVASGIVCTAGTLGQIIPPSTLLIILADVMSNAYQQAQYEQGKFSVEALSVGQFFAAALVPGLVLVLLYLLYILIRGLLRPQDMPSAPAGAVRPARAEIVRAVVPPVLLIFAVLGAILGGVATPTEAASVGGIGALLMAGARAGGPAPLILFGAAALILLGILSGVHPVRLQRSDLGAGDLAAGVFYALLAGAGGIAILAALRSGLQKRILHDAVTSTATMTAMIFATILAAGMFSLVFIGLGGEERVAHFLGSMPGGPTGALLFCMLFIFVLGFFLDFVEISVIVLPLVTPALILMGHDPVWLGILIAINLQTSFLTPPFGFSLFYLRGAAPKEVTTRQIYQGVVPFIGLQAAGVLLVWLFPGLATWLPAAIF; from the coding sequence ATGACCGCCTATCTTGACCTGATCATGTTCGCCGCATTGATGGCGGCGATCCTCATGGGGTTTCCGGTCGCTTTCTCCATTGCCGGTGTGGCGGTGATCTTTGCCTATCTCGGTTGGGTGCTGGGGGTAATGGACATCTCGCTGCTGGGGGCGCTGGGCCAGCGGGCATTCGGCCTGCTGAGCAACGAGGTGCTGATCGCCATTCCGCTATTCGTGCTGATGGGGGCAATCCTGGAGAAAAGCCGCATCGCGGAAGAGCTCTTGGACACCATGGGGCGGCTGTTCGGCCAGCTGAAGGGGGGCTTGGGTATTTCGGTGGTACTGGTTGGGGCGCTGCTGGCGGCCTCGACCGGGATTGTCGGCGCGACCGTGGTGGCGATGGGGATGATCGCCCTGCCAGCCATGCTGCGCGCAGGCTATGATCCGCGGGTGGCGTCAGGCATTGTGTGCACGGCCGGCACGCTGGGGCAGATCATCCCGCCTTCAACGCTTTTGATCATCCTGGCGGATGTGATGTCGAACGCCTACCAGCAGGCCCAGTACGAACAGGGCAAGTTCTCAGTCGAGGCGCTGTCGGTGGGCCAGTTTTTTGCCGCGGCGCTGGTTCCGGGGCTGGTGCTGGTGCTGCTCTATCTTCTCTACATCCTGATCCGCGGCCTGCTGCGGCCGCAGGACATGCCGTCGGCGCCGGCCGGGGCGGTCCGCCCGGCACGTGCCGAAATCGTGCGCGCGGTGGTGCCGCCGGTCCTGCTGATCTTTGCCGTGCTCGGCGCCATCCTGGGCGGTGTTGCCACCCCGACGGAAGCGGCATCGGTGGGCGGCATCGGCGCCCTGCTGATGGCGGGCGCAAGGGCAGGCGGCCCGGCGCCGCTGATCCTGTTCGGTGCGGCGGCCCTGATCCTGCTGGGGATCCTGTCCGGTGTGCATCCGGTGCGGCTGCAGCGCAGCGACCTGGGCGCCGGCGATCTGGCAGCGGGCGTTTTCTATGCGCTGCTGGCGGGCGCAGGGGGTATTGCCATCCTGGCGGCCCTGCGCAGCGGGCTGCAGAAACGCATCCTGCATGACGCCGTGACCTCAACCGCTACGATGACGGCGATGATCTTTGCAACCATTCTGGCGGCTGGCATGTTCTCCCTGGTTTTCATCGGGCTGGGCGGCGAGGAGCGGGTGGCGCATTTCCTGGGCAGCATGCCCGGCGGCCCGACCGGTGCGCTGCTGTTCTGCATGCTGTTCATCTTTGTGCTGGGCTTCTTCCTCGATTTTGTCGAAATCTCTGTCATCGTGCTGCCGCTGGTGACGCCGGCCCTGATCCTGATGGGCCATGATCCGGTCTGGCTGGGCATCCTGATTGCGATCAACCTGCAGACCAGTTTCCTGACGCCGCCCTTTGGCTTTTCGCTGTTTTACCTGCGCGGCGCCGCGCCCAAGGAAGTCACCACCCGCCAGATTTACCAGGGGGTGGTGCCGTTCATCGGGTTGCAGGCGGCGGGCGTTCTGCTGGTCTGGCTGTTCCCCGGTCTTGCCACCTGGCTGCCGGCCGCAATTTTCTGA